A DNA window from Novosphingobium sp. RL4 contains the following coding sequences:
- a CDS encoding TauD/TfdA dioxygenase family protein: MSVATQTKLNAEDIKPKIGGRVLNTKEELLSGEIAREIRELLEARGVLVFPQVNFTDEEQIAFTKTLGTFAPERKGGEEVISKITLDAKENPMAAEYLKGSLYWHIDGTRNDVPILASLLSCRVPSPRGTGNTGFANTYAAFEGLPAEKQEEYEQYRVVHGPWASLFYYEPEPSLAKLQGYAQIGEQELPLVWKHQSGRKSLVIGCTSAQVVGKSALESAMIIHGLREWATGPEFTYSHEWEVGDLVMWDNTGTMHRAEAYDPTCGRMMHRTKLEGEEPFE, encoded by the coding sequence ATGTCGGTCGCAACCCAGACCAAACTCAACGCGGAAGATATCAAGCCGAAAATCGGCGGTCGTGTGCTCAACACGAAGGAAGAGCTCCTGTCCGGCGAAATCGCCAGGGAAATCCGGGAGCTGCTGGAAGCGCGCGGCGTGCTGGTGTTCCCGCAGGTCAACTTCACCGATGAAGAGCAGATCGCCTTCACGAAGACGCTGGGCACTTTTGCGCCGGAGCGGAAGGGCGGCGAGGAAGTGATCTCGAAGATCACGCTCGACGCCAAGGAAAACCCCATGGCGGCGGAGTACCTCAAGGGCTCTCTCTACTGGCACATCGATGGCACCCGCAATGACGTGCCGATCCTGGCCTCGCTGCTTTCCTGCCGCGTGCCGAGCCCGCGCGGCACCGGCAACACCGGCTTCGCCAATACTTATGCGGCGTTCGAGGGCCTGCCTGCCGAAAAGCAGGAAGAGTACGAGCAGTACCGCGTCGTTCATGGTCCCTGGGCAAGCCTGTTCTATTACGAGCCGGAACCGAGCCTGGCCAAGCTCCAGGGCTATGCCCAGATCGGCGAACAGGAACTGCCGCTGGTCTGGAAGCACCAGTCGGGCCGCAAGAGCCTCGTGATCGGCTGCACTTCCGCGCAGGTCGTTGGCAAGTCGGCTCTGGAAAGCGCGATGATCATTCACGGCCTGCGCGAATGGGCGACCGGCCCGGAATTCACGTATAGCCACGAATGGGAAGTCGGCGATCTCGTGATGTGGGATAACACCGGCACCATGCACCGGGCAGAAGCCTATGATCCGACTTGCGGGCGCATGATGCACCGTACCAAGCTCGAAGGTGAAGAGCCCTTCGAATAA